One Hermetia illucens chromosome 4, iHerIll2.2.curated.20191125, whole genome shotgun sequence DNA segment encodes these proteins:
- the LOC119655367 gene encoding metallophosphoesterase 1 homolog isoform X1, with amino-acid sequence MNTIKKVIISCKGFCARLCSTRTLVRLLITVTIVLIAWNELFVYELHKLFWKSIECNSGNCTRILLVADPQLLGENFDKSIYKWIETADSDRYVRMTYKRALKFAKPDIVCFLGDLLDEGSVATNDQFKNYVDRFNSIFHIDDNIKFVHIPGDNDIGGENGEYISNSNIRRFEIEFMNNDIFDYQDRIRFFKINRMLLDISNPQVETNKDRLRIAVSHMPILWAGGPVLRNVLKDIDPHVIFSAHWHDSRIYIYPSSSPGSSHFYERRVEYFALDSFKSRQEYLEIAVPTSSYRMGKLRIGYGFAVIDNGNVLRYTVLWTLSRFIFLALYLIWIVIAIIIIVILNVRRRCISKILKRTHYNRISAPDF; translated from the exons ATGAACACAATCAAAAAAGTGATAATTAGCTGTAAGGGATTTTGTGCGCGATTGTGTTCCACAAG AACGCTGGTTAGGTTATTAATTACTGTGACGATTGTTTTAATAGCTTGGAATGAACTTTTCGTATATGAACTGCATAAACTATTTTGGAAATCCATCGAGTGTAATTCAG GAAACTGCACCCGAATACTACTCGTAGCAGATCCTCAACTTCTCGGAGAAAATTTTGATAAGTCCATCTACAAATGGATTGAGACTGCTGATTCGGATCG GTACGTAAGAATGACATACAAGCGAGCCTTGAAATTTGCGAAACCCGATATAGTATGCTTTCTGGGAGATTTACTAGATGAAGGAAGTGTTGCAACTAATGACCAATTTAAAAATTATGTGGATAggttcaattcaattttccacATCGATGACAATATAAAG TTTGTTCACATTCCTGGCGACAACGACATCGGTGGTGAGAATGGCGAATATATATCAAATTCAAACATTCGTCGCTTCGAAATCGAATTCATGAACAACGATATTTTTGATTATCAAGATCGAATACGTTTTTTTAAGATAAATCGCATGTTGTTGGATATTTCGAATCCACAAGTTGAAACAAACAAGGATCGCTTACGTATTGCCGTTTCGCATATGCCCATACTTTGGGCTGGCGGCCCAGTATTGCGTAATGTGTTAAAAGACATCGATCCGCATGTTATATTTTCCGCCCATTGGCATGATTCTCGAATTTACATTTATCCGTCATCTAGTCCAGGTTCTAGTCACTTCTATGAGAGGCGTGTTGAATATTTTGCGTTAGATTCATTTAAATCGCGTCAAGAATATTTAGAAATTGCTGTACCAACATCTTCTTATCGAATGGGAAAACTAAGGATCGGATATGGATTTGCTGTTATAG ATAATGGCAACGTTCTGCGCTATACAGTTCTTTGGACTCTGAGCCGCTTCATATTTCTGGCATTGTACTTAATTTGGATTGTTATTGCGATCATCATAATAGTCATTTTGAACGTAAGGCGAAGATGCATCTCAAAAATATTGAAACGAACTCACTACAACAGAATCTCAGCACCTGATTTTTGA
- the LOC119655367 gene encoding metallophosphoesterase 1 homolog isoform X2, with the protein MVITRFLHRTLVRLLITVTIVLIAWNELFVYELHKLFWKSIECNSGNCTRILLVADPQLLGENFDKSIYKWIETADSDRYVRMTYKRALKFAKPDIVCFLGDLLDEGSVATNDQFKNYVDRFNSIFHIDDNIKFVHIPGDNDIGGENGEYISNSNIRRFEIEFMNNDIFDYQDRIRFFKINRMLLDISNPQVETNKDRLRIAVSHMPILWAGGPVLRNVLKDIDPHVIFSAHWHDSRIYIYPSSSPGSSHFYERRVEYFALDSFKSRQEYLEIAVPTSSYRMGKLRIGYGFAVIDNGNVLRYTVLWTLSRFIFLALYLIWIVIAIIIIVILNVRRRCISKILKRTHYNRISAPDF; encoded by the exons AACGCTGGTTAGGTTATTAATTACTGTGACGATTGTTTTAATAGCTTGGAATGAACTTTTCGTATATGAACTGCATAAACTATTTTGGAAATCCATCGAGTGTAATTCAG GAAACTGCACCCGAATACTACTCGTAGCAGATCCTCAACTTCTCGGAGAAAATTTTGATAAGTCCATCTACAAATGGATTGAGACTGCTGATTCGGATCG GTACGTAAGAATGACATACAAGCGAGCCTTGAAATTTGCGAAACCCGATATAGTATGCTTTCTGGGAGATTTACTAGATGAAGGAAGTGTTGCAACTAATGACCAATTTAAAAATTATGTGGATAggttcaattcaattttccacATCGATGACAATATAAAG TTTGTTCACATTCCTGGCGACAACGACATCGGTGGTGAGAATGGCGAATATATATCAAATTCAAACATTCGTCGCTTCGAAATCGAATTCATGAACAACGATATTTTTGATTATCAAGATCGAATACGTTTTTTTAAGATAAATCGCATGTTGTTGGATATTTCGAATCCACAAGTTGAAACAAACAAGGATCGCTTACGTATTGCCGTTTCGCATATGCCCATACTTTGGGCTGGCGGCCCAGTATTGCGTAATGTGTTAAAAGACATCGATCCGCATGTTATATTTTCCGCCCATTGGCATGATTCTCGAATTTACATTTATCCGTCATCTAGTCCAGGTTCTAGTCACTTCTATGAGAGGCGTGTTGAATATTTTGCGTTAGATTCATTTAAATCGCGTCAAGAATATTTAGAAATTGCTGTACCAACATCTTCTTATCGAATGGGAAAACTAAGGATCGGATATGGATTTGCTGTTATAG ATAATGGCAACGTTCTGCGCTATACAGTTCTTTGGACTCTGAGCCGCTTCATATTTCTGGCATTGTACTTAATTTGGATTGTTATTGCGATCATCATAATAGTCATTTTGAACGTAAGGCGAAGATGCATCTCAAAAATATTGAAACGAACTCACTACAACAGAATCTCAGCACCTGATTTTTGA